The Pseudomonas sp. IAC-BECa141 genome contains the following window.
CGGGTCGAAGTCGATATCGGCCTGCAAGGCGTCCCAGAATTGCGGGTTTTCCTTGGGAAAGCCGTAATCGTGGGAGCTGATCAGCCGCTCGAAGTACGGCGCCAGTTCGATTCGTTCCAGTTTCAGCGACAGCGAATCGCGGTGCGCGTTGGTGATCATCACCACACGTTTGCCGGCTCGTTTGATCGCCTCCAGAAACGTGTCGGCGTCCGGGCGCAGGGCGATCAGGTGGGCGGTTTCCAGTTTCAGTTCACGCACCGACAGCTTCAGTTCCGCGCTCCAGAAATCCAGGCAATACCACTGCAATTGACCGGCATGGCGCTCGAACAGCGGCTGCAATTCCATTTCCGCCATGGCCCGGCTCACGCCATGCAGTTCGGCGTAGCGCTGCGGCAGGTGCTCCAGCCAGAAGTGGTTGTCGAAGTGCAGGTCGAGCAACGTACCGTCCATGTCCAGCAGAACGGTATCGATGTCGGACCACGGTAATGAAGGCATGGCAACGTCTCGAACGGTAGAAAGATATCCGACGCAAACAATCGGAAAAGCCGCGTTATAGTAGCGCGTTCACGCCAAGGAGCTTTGCATGCGCCAGAAACCCACCGTACTTGCCCGCGAGATCGTCGCCACCAGCCGACTGTTCTGCGTCGAAGAGCTGAAGTTGCGTTTCTCCAACGGCGTGGAACGCACCTACGAGCGGCTGGTCGGCAAGGGCGCCGGTTATGGCGCGGTGATGATCGTGGCGATGCTTGATGCCGAGCATGCGGTGCTGGTCGAGGAATATTGCGGCGGGACCGACGAGTACGAGCTGTCGCTGCCCAAAGGCCTGATCGAACCCGGCGAAGACGTGCTGGCCGCCGCCGAACGTGAGCTCAAGGAAGAAGCCGGTTACGGTGCGCGTCAGCTGGAGCATCTGACCGAGTTGTCATTGTCGCCCGGTTACATGAGCCAGAAGATCCAGGTGGTGCTGGCTACCGACCTGTACGAAGAGCGTCTTGAAGGCGACGAACCTGAGCCGATGCGCGTGGACAAGGTCAACCTGCGGGAGTTGTCGGCGCTGGCGCAGAATCCGAATTTCAGTGAGGGACGCGCCCTGGCGGCGTTGTACCTGACCCGCGATCTGCTGACCCAGCGCGGATTTTTTCAGTCATGAGTGAGATGTCTATGAATTTTCCCCATCCGTTGATGGCGCCGGTGGTCGAGCTGGCCCTGCGGGCCGGCGAGGCGATCCTGCCGTTCTGGCGCGCCGGTGTGGCGGTCACCGCCAAGTCCGATGATTCGCCGGTGACGGCGGCGGACATGGCCGCTCACCATGTGATCGTCGCTGGTCTGACGGCGCTGGATCCGAGCATTCCGGTGCTGTCCG
Protein-coding sequences here:
- the nudE gene encoding ADP compounds hydrolase NudE; translation: MRQKPTVLAREIVATSRLFCVEELKLRFSNGVERTYERLVGKGAGYGAVMIVAMLDAEHAVLVEEYCGGTDEYELSLPKGLIEPGEDVLAAAERELKEEAGYGARQLEHLTELSLSPGYMSQKIQVVLATDLYEERLEGDEPEPMRVDKVNLRELSALAQNPNFSEGRALAALYLTRDLLTQRGFFQS
- the yrfG gene encoding GMP/IMP nucleotidase, whose product is MPSLPWSDIDTVLLDMDGTLLDLHFDNHFWLEHLPQRYAELHGVSRAMAEMELQPLFERHAGQLQWYCLDFWSAELKLSVRELKLETAHLIALRPDADTFLEAIKRAGKRVVMITNAHRDSLSLKLERIELAPYFERLISSHDYGFPKENPQFWDALQADIDFDPARSLFIDDTLPILRSARNFGVAHLLAVKEPDSRKGPKDTGEFAAVEDYRDLIAGL